A region of Siniperca chuatsi isolate FFG_IHB_CAS linkage group LG23, ASM2008510v1, whole genome shotgun sequence DNA encodes the following proteins:
- the meig1 gene encoding meiosis expressed gene 1 protein homolog, translating to CLGVVRFVIVLLPTFSHVLWRHLLDVFGFCPPTQKKKVHGNQATKEKLYNYHRPACQLTSGKQLANFKTLIITTMSFTTGNNSKPKSMSRAKGWTAEVENLFRFQQAGYRDELEYIQVKQGALIDKWPETGFVKKLQRRDNTFYYYNKKRECEDRDVHKVKVYAY from the exons TGCCTCGGAGTAGTCCGTTTCGTTATTGTTCTGCTCCCAACGTTCAGTCACGTCCTTTGGCGCCATCTTCTGGACGTTTTTGGCTTCTGTCCTccaacacagaagaagaaagttcACGGTAACCAGGCAACCAAAGAGAAACTATATAACTATCACCGCCCCGCTTGCCAACTGACGTCTGGAAAGCAACTAGCTAATTTTAAAACACTAAT CATCACCACTATGTCCTTTACTACTGGTAACAACTCCAAGCCGAAGTCCATGAGCAGAGCCAAAGGATGGACGGCAGAAGTGGAGAACCTGTTCAGATTCCAGCAGGCGGGCTACAGAGACGAACTGGAGTACATACAAGTCAAACAAGGGGCTTTG atTGACAAATGGCCAGAGACCGGATTTGTGAAGAAGCTCCAACGTCGagacaacacattttattactACAACAAGAAAAGGGAATGTGAGGACCGTGATGTCCACAAAGTCAAAGTCTATGCATATTAA